A genomic segment from Spinacia oleracea cultivar Varoflay chromosome 3, BTI_SOV_V1, whole genome shotgun sequence encodes:
- the LOC110783851 gene encoding protein TPLATE — protein MDILFAQIQADLRSNDALRQSGALLQALQQSAAGRDTSVIAKTAVEEIVSSPASAVCKKLAFDLIRSTPRLTPDLWDSVISGIKSDLDFPDPDVSSAAVSFLSAVPSHLLSSLISLSHQHITACFDSSSSNLRFSITETLGCILARDDLVVLCENNVNLLDRVSNWWRRIGLNMLDPSDVVAKVAFESVGRLFKEFESKKMSRLAGDKLVDSENSVAIRSNWVSSMVDFVWKRRNSLMSRALVLPVESFRATSFPLVYGVKAVASGSVEVIRKLSSKGSGADGKAALVYGNVEKFGGVSDVVMHLSPFLESLDPALIFEVAINMLYLADVPGGKPEWASGSIIAILTLWDRQEFSSARESIVRAVVTNLHLLDLTMQVSLFKRLLLMVRNLRAESDRMHALACICRTALCVDLFAKESVRRGQKPLAGTDIASLFEDVRIKEDLNSVTSKSLFREELVASLVESCFQLSLPLPEQKNSGTESRVIGALAYGTGYGALNWTEPALEVVEVCKPCVKWDCEGRTYAIDCYLKLLVRLCHIYDTRGGVKRVKDGASQDQILNETRLQNLQRDLVNDLREVNTPRISARLIWALAEHIDLEGLDPLLADDPDDPLNIIVTNIHKVLLNMDSSSMTTNRLQDVQAVLLSAQRLGSRNSRAGQLLSKELEDFRNNGSADSVNKHQCRLILQRIKYATLYPDNRWAGVSEARGDYPFSHHKLTVQFYEVAAAQDRKLEGLVHKAILELWRPDPSELTLMLSSKIDSTLLKIPPRAFTLTGSSDPCYVEAYHLADPSDGRITLHLKVINLTDIELYRVDIRVGLTGALYFMDGSPQAVRQLRNLVSQDPVPCSVTVGASHFERCALWLQVQYYPFYGTGPLHYEGDYAEGDPQIIRQKSSKPELGEPVILRCQPYKIPLTELLLPHKISPVEYFRLWPSLPAIVEYTGTYTYEGSGFMATAAKQYDASPFLSGLKSLESKPFHKVCSHIIRTVAGFQLCFAAKTWHGGFLWMMIFGASEVSRNVDLGDETTTMTCKFVVRASDASITKEIESDLQGWLDDLTEGGCEYMPEDEVKTAAAESLRVSMERIALLKAAKPRPKTESESEEEEEDEMEEGSGEELENEEKKKKKKKKKKNEDEKSKGPSTLSKLTAEEVEHLALQAAVLQEWHVLCKDRDTKVY, from the exons ATGGACATCCTCTTCGCGCAGATCCAAGCAGACCTGCGCTCCAACGATGCCCTCCGCCAGTCAGGCGCTCTTCTCCAAGCCTTACAGCAATCCGCCGCCGGCCGCGACACTTCTGTCATTGCCAAAACCGCCGTCGAAGAGATTGTCTCATCCCCCGCTTCCGCCGTCTGCAAAAAACTTGCATTCGATCTCATTCGCTCCACCCCTCGCCTCACTCCTGACCTATGGGACTCCGTCATTTCCGGTATTAAATCGGACCTCGACTTCCCTGACCCCGACGTTTCTTCCGCCGCCGTTTCCTTCTTGTCCGCCGTTCCCTCCCACCTTCTTTCCTCCCTTATTTCTCTCTCCCATCAACACATCACCGCTTGTTTTGACTCTTCTAGCAGTAATCTTCGGTTTTCGATCACTGAAACCCTAGGTTGCATTCTTGCCAGGGACGATCTCGTGGTTCTTTGTGAAAACAATGTTAATTTGCTCGATCGTGTTTCCAATTGGTGGAGGAGGATCGGTCTGAACATGTTGGATCCTTCCGATGTAGTTGCCAAGGTCGCATTTGAATCGGTTGGCAGGTTGTTCAAGGAGTTTGAGTCCAAGAAGATGAGCCGATTGGCTGGGGATAAGCTTGTGGATAGCGAAAACTCGGTTGCTATTCGGTCGAATTGGGTTTCTTCAATGGTAGATTTTGTATGGAAGAGGAGGAATTCGTTGATGTCTAGGGCTTTGGTACTTCCCGTTGAGAGCTTCCGAGCAACTTCTTTTCCGTTGGTTTATGGAGTAAAAGCTGTGGCTTCCGGCTCAGTTGAGGTGATTCGTAAGCTCTCATCGAAGGGCAGTGGGGCTGATGGGAAGGCAGCATTGGTGTATGGGAATGTTGAGAAGTTTGGTGGCGTCTCAGATGTAGTGATGCATTTATCCCCATTTCTTGAATCGTTAGATCCTGCATTGATCTTTGAAGTGGCAATTAATATGTTGTATCTAGCCGATGTTCCTGGAGGCAAGCCTGAGTGGGCTTCTGGTTCCATTATTGCAATTCTCACGTTATGGGATCGACAGGAGTTTTCATCTGCTAGGGAGAGTATTGTTAGGGCAGTTGTTACCAAtcttcacctcctcgatcttaCTATGCAG GTCTCATTGTTTAAGAGGTTGCTTCTTATGGTCAGAAACTTGAGGGCAGAATCAGATCGCATGCATGCTTTGGCATGCATTTGTCGTACAGCTCTTTGTGTTGATCTCTTTGCCAAGGAAAGTGTCCGCAGAGGTCAGAAGCCTTTAGCTGGAACTGATATTGCTTCTCTGTTTGAAGATGTGAGGATAAAAGAAGATCTTAATAGCGTCACTAGTAAAAGCTTGTTTAGAGAAGAATTGGTGGCCTCATTAGTGGAAAGCTGCTTCCAGTTGTCTTTACCTCTCCCAGAGCAAAAGAATTCAGGAACAGAGAGCCGAGTCATTGGTGCCCTTGCTTATGGTACTGGGTACGGGGCTTTAAATTGGACTGAGCCCGCATTAGAAGTTGTAGAAGTGTGTAAGCCCTGTGTTAAATGGGACTGCGAGGGTAGAACTTATGCAATTGATTGCTATCTCAAGTTACTTGTGAGACTGTGCCATATATATGACACAAGAGGTGGTGTCAAACGAGTCAAAGATGGTGCTTCACAAGATCAGATTCTGAATGAGACTAGGCTGCAAAACCTTCAGCGTGATCTTGTCAATGATCTACGTGAG GTGAATACTCCTAGAATATCTGCTCGTCTCATTTGGGCTCTAGCTGAGCATATTGATCTTGAAGGTTTAGACCCCCTTTTGGCTGATGATCCTGATGATCCGTTGAACATTATCGTGACTAATATCCATAAAGTTTTACTCAACATGGATTCGTCTTCCATGACGACAAACAGGCTACAAGATGTCCAGGCGGTTCTTCTGAGTGCTCAGAGATTGGGATCTCGAAATTCAAGGGCTGGTCAGTTGCTGAGCAAAGAGCTTGAAGATTTCCGAAATAATGGATCTGCAGATTCTGTCAATAAGCATCAGTGTCGCTTGATACTGCAGAGGATAAAGTATGCCACCCTGTATCCAGATAACAG ATGGGCTGGGGTAAGTGAAGCTAGAGGGGACTATCCCTTTAGCCACCACAAATTGACCGTTCAGTTCTATGAAGTAGCTGCAGCTCAGGACAGAAAACTGGAAGGGTTGGTGCATAAAGCAATTTTAGAGCTCTGGAGGCCTGATCCCAGTGAATTGACACTCATGCTGTCAAGTAAAATAGATTCAACTCTACTTAAGATTCCACCAAGAGCATTTACGTTGACCGGGAGTAGTGATCCATGCTATGTTGAAGCATATCATTTGGCAGATCCCAGTGATGGCAGGATCACTCTGCATCTGAAG GTTATAAATCTAACTGACATTGAACTTTATCGAGTTGATATTCGAGTTGGGCTGACGGGGGCATTATATTTCATGGATGGTTCACCACAAGCAGTGCGGCAGTTACGTAACCTTGTTTCCCAG GATCCAGTGCCTTGTAGCGTTACTGTAGGAGCTTCTCATTTTGAGAGATGTGCCCTTTGGCTTCAAGTGCAGTATTATCCATTCTATGGCACTGGCCCTCTTCATTATGAAGGTGATTACGCCGAAGGAGATCCACAAATTATACGACAAAAGAGTTCCAAGCCAGAGCTGGGAGAACCAGTAATCTTGAGGTGCCAACCTTATAAAATTCCGTTGACTGAGCTGCTTCTACCACACAAAATCTCCCCTGTGGAATATTTTCGGTTATGGCCAAGTTTACCTGCTATTGTGGAGTACACAGGCACATATACTTATGAGGGAAGTGGTTTTATGGCAACTGCTGCTAAGCAGTATGACGCTTCACCTTTTCTGAGCGGATTGAAGTCTCTAGAATCTAAGCCTTTCCATAAAGTTTGCTCCCACATTATCCGCACAGTTGCTGGATTCCAG CTTTGCTTTGCTGCTAAAACATGGCATGGGGGCTTTTTGTGGATGATGATATTTGGTGCTAGTGAAGTCAGCAGAAATGTTGACTTGGGTGATGAAACAACAACCATGACGTGCAAATTTGTAGTCCGAGCATCAGATGCCTCAATCACAAAGGAAATAGAGTCAGATTTGCAAGGGTGGTTAGATGACCTTACAGAAGGGGGATGTGAATACATGCCTGAAGACGAGGTAAAAACAGCAGCTGCAGAAAGCTTAAGAGTATCAATGGAGCGAATAGCACTTCTGAaggctgccaagccacgccctaAAACCGAGTCTgaaagtgaagaagaagaagaagatgaaatgGAAGAAGGAAGTGGAGAAGAGTTGGAAAACgaggagaaaaagaaaaagaaaaagaaaaagaaaaaaaacgagGATGAAAAAAGTAAAGGACCTTCCACTCTGTCGAAGCTAACAGCAGAGGAGGTGGAGCATCTTGCTCTTCAAGCAGCGGTTCTTCAGGAGTGGCATGTATTGTGCAAGGATAGAGACACTAAAGTTTATTAA